A stretch of the Sporichthya brevicatena genome encodes the following:
- a CDS encoding DUF3105 domain-containing protein, whose product MAKKKQTPRAGADRKARVEELKRQQKAAERRKTFLFGGVGILIAATLIAIPVVSIVNKDKEKKRAFEELGVPTALAACDTTQTDKVGANDGDHENDPSVKIDYDTAPPSHGRHFAAPATINSRGFYSKSDAPRLEELVHNLEHGYNIVFYDPDAVTGQQLDDLKTLAAKFRDDNATRKFIAVPWDASRGKFPTGKTIAMAHWGAPKEDGDYSTSTGYRQYCGQVSGGAIRAFVQAHPSSDSPEPNTM is encoded by the coding sequence GTGGCGAAGAAGAAGCAGACACCCCGCGCGGGAGCGGACCGCAAGGCACGGGTGGAGGAGCTCAAGCGGCAGCAGAAGGCGGCCGAACGCCGCAAGACGTTCCTCTTCGGCGGCGTCGGCATCCTGATCGCGGCCACGCTGATCGCGATCCCGGTCGTCTCGATCGTGAACAAGGACAAGGAGAAGAAGCGGGCGTTCGAGGAGCTCGGCGTCCCGACCGCGCTCGCCGCCTGCGACACGACCCAGACCGACAAGGTCGGGGCGAACGACGGCGACCACGAGAACGACCCGAGCGTCAAGATCGACTACGACACCGCGCCGCCGAGCCACGGCCGGCACTTCGCCGCCCCGGCGACGATCAACAGCCGCGGTTTCTACTCCAAGAGCGACGCCCCGCGCCTCGAGGAGCTCGTCCACAACCTCGAGCACGGCTACAACATCGTCTTCTACGACCCCGACGCCGTCACCGGCCAGCAGCTCGACGACCTCAAGACCCTCGCCGCCAAGTTCCGCGACGACAACGCGACGCGCAAGTTCATCGCGGTGCCGTGGGACGCCTCGCGCGGGAAGTTCCCGACGGGCAAGACGATCGCCATGGCCCACTGGGGCGCCCCGAAGGAGGACGGCGACTACTCGACCTCCACGGGCTACCGGCAGTACTGCGGTCAGGTCTCCGGCGGGGCGATCCGGGCCTTCGTCCAGGCGCAC